A window of the Henckelia pumila isolate YLH828 chromosome 3, ASM3356847v2, whole genome shotgun sequence genome harbors these coding sequences:
- the LOC140889084 gene encoding uncharacterized protein: MAENQGLPRPPCTMQNNPKRQRSDTYCHFHKDKGHTTEDFFSLQAEIEKLIKLGYLRNFVEKSHGKKRDDRHRDEQPKCDHQKHHDEVGKQQERIDENFPTGGVIAVITGGPACGDSNNARKALLRAKKRGNNLSSPIPLPMYEIGTIQRGLLFSDKDLENPRDTHNDALVISATILILCKENSSGFRKFSRYNFS; encoded by the coding sequence ATGGCTGAAAATCAAGGATTACCACGTCCCCCTTGCACCATGCAGAACAACCCAAAGCGCCAACGTTCGGATACATATTGTCATTTTCACAAAGACAAAGGTCATACAACAGAAGATTTCTTTAGTTTGCAAGCAGAAATTGAAAAACTAATAAAGCTGGgatatttgagaaattttgtggaaaaatcccATGGTAAAAAACGAGATGATAGGCACAGGGACGAACAACCAAAATGCGACCATCAAAAGCACCATGATGAAGTCGGGAAACAACAAGAAAGAATAGATGAAAATTTTCCCACTGGAGGAGTAATAGCCGTAATCACTGGGGGGCCAGCTTGTGGTGACTCGAACAATGCAAGGAAAGCCCTCTTACGGGCAAAAAAAAGAGGCAACAATTTATCCAGTCCCATACCCCTACCAATGTATGAAATTGGAACCATCCAAAGAGGACTATTATTTAGCGACAAAGATCTAGAGAACCCTCGGGATACCCATAATGATGCCTTAGTCATCTCAGCCACAATCTTAATTTTGTGTAAAGAAAATTCTAGTGGATTCCGGAAGTTCAGCCGATATAATTTTTCATGA